In Amycolatopsis methanolica 239, a single genomic region encodes these proteins:
- a CDS encoding PTS glucitol/sorbitol transporter subunit IIA, whose translation MTVYYESTILRAGEEAQDMVDGGVVILYADPIPDALESVSVVHSPAAKPEREVRVGDIFRLGDAEIELTAVGERAHENLQTLGHIVVYLNPDEGTTLLPGAVHGRGTVSLPAAGATLTLSGGSTT comes from the coding sequence ATGACGGTGTACTACGAGAGCACGATCCTGCGGGCCGGCGAGGAGGCGCAGGACATGGTGGACGGCGGGGTGGTGATCCTCTACGCCGATCCGATCCCGGACGCGCTGGAAAGCGTCAGCGTCGTGCATTCCCCCGCCGCCAAGCCGGAACGCGAGGTGCGCGTCGGCGACATCTTCCGGCTCGGCGACGCGGAGATCGAACTGACCGCGGTCGGCGAGCGCGCCCACGAGAACCTGCAGACGCTGGGGCACATCGTGGTCTACCTCAACCCTGACGAGGGCACCACGCTGCTGCCCGGCGCGGTGCACGGCCGGGGAACGGTGTCGCTGCCTGCCGCCGGGGCGACGCTGACGCTCAGCGGCGGGAGCACGACGTGA
- the srlE gene encoding PTS glucitol/sorbitol transporter subunit IIB, translating to MTETHTTRAVFVRPGEGGWGKGLLLRADGKRDKVLSVTGGGIHPVAARIAELTGAEAVDGFHTSVPDDEVVAAVINCGGTARIGVYPRKGLPTVDVYPGAPGGPLAKFITEELFVSAVGVKEVTEADSETGTVPPKVPPRAERPSARDVAATVTGGQSTGFGRAFDSVSGVFVKFGSGVGSFVNTMLASGRQTVELTLTTILPFMAYVSLLLGIVNYTGIARGIANVLSPIASNPLGLVVISLVVSLPFLSPILGPGAAIAQVVGTLMGSQIAIGALPVQYALPTLFAINGQVGCDFIPVGLALGEAKPETVAVGTPAVLISRLITAPLAVIIAWGASFGL from the coding sequence ATGACCGAAACCCACACCACCCGCGCGGTATTCGTCCGCCCCGGCGAAGGCGGCTGGGGCAAGGGCCTGCTGCTGCGGGCCGACGGCAAGCGCGACAAGGTCCTGTCCGTGACCGGCGGCGGCATCCACCCGGTGGCCGCGCGGATCGCCGAGCTCACCGGCGCCGAGGCGGTGGACGGGTTCCACACGTCGGTGCCGGACGACGAGGTGGTCGCCGCGGTGATCAACTGCGGTGGCACCGCCCGGATCGGCGTGTACCCGCGCAAGGGACTGCCCACTGTGGACGTCTACCCCGGCGCGCCGGGCGGGCCGCTGGCGAAGTTCATCACCGAGGAGCTGTTCGTCTCCGCCGTCGGCGTCAAGGAGGTGACCGAGGCGGACAGCGAGACGGGCACCGTGCCACCGAAGGTGCCCCCGCGGGCCGAACGCCCGTCGGCCCGGGACGTCGCGGCGACGGTCACCGGCGGGCAGTCGACGGGGTTCGGGCGCGCGTTCGACTCGGTGTCCGGCGTGTTCGTGAAGTTCGGCTCGGGCGTCGGCTCGTTCGTGAACACGATGCTGGCCTCGGGCAGGCAGACCGTCGAGCTGACGCTCACCACGATCCTGCCGTTCATGGCCTACGTCAGCCTGCTGCTGGGCATCGTCAACTACACCGGGATCGCCCGCGGGATCGCGAACGTGCTGTCCCCGATCGCGAGCAACCCGCTCGGGCTGGTCGTGATCTCGCTCGTGGTGTCCCTGCCGTTCCTGTCCCCGATCCTCGGGCCGGGCGCGGCGATCGCGCAGGTGGTCGGCACGCTGATGGGCAGCCAGATCGCGATCGGTGCGCTGCCCGTGCAGTACGCGCTGCCGACGTTGTTCGCGATCAACGGGCAGGTGGGCTGCGACTTCATCCCGGTCGGCCTCGCGCTGGGCGAGGCGAAACCCGAGACCGTCGCGGTCGGCACCCCCGCGGTGCTGATCAGCCGGTTGATCACGGCGCCGCTGGCGGTCATCATCGCCTGGGGCGCGAGCTTCGGACTGTGA
- the srlA gene encoding PTS glucitol/sorbitol transporter subunit IIC, producing MEELAVMAQQADTGSSSGPLGVLEWLGSHFIGLFNASGEQFVSLVTGILPTLIVLLTAMYAITTFIGEQRVTRAVRWSARWWITRYTIMPVLAVLMLTNPMAYSFGRFLPERHKPAFYDSAVSFVHPVTTFFPYANAGELFVWLGVANGVAQLGQSTVPLALRYFLVGIVVIFIRGVVTERITAFMIKRTGRTEVFADFDRQFEAAKAGAK from the coding sequence ATGGAGGAGCTTGCTGTAATGGCGCAGCAGGCGGACACCGGGTCCAGTTCCGGTCCCCTCGGTGTCCTCGAGTGGCTCGGCAGCCACTTCATCGGGCTGTTCAACGCCTCCGGCGAGCAGTTCGTGAGCCTGGTGACCGGCATTCTGCCCACCCTGATCGTCCTGCTGACCGCGATGTACGCGATCACCACGTTCATCGGTGAGCAGCGCGTCACCAGAGCCGTCCGGTGGTCGGCGCGGTGGTGGATCACCCGCTACACGATCATGCCGGTGCTGGCCGTGCTCATGCTGACCAACCCGATGGCCTACTCGTTCGGCCGGTTCCTGCCGGAGCGGCACAAGCCCGCGTTCTACGACTCCGCGGTGTCGTTCGTGCACCCGGTGACGACGTTCTTCCCCTACGCCAACGCCGGCGAGCTGTTCGTCTGGCTGGGCGTGGCCAACGGCGTGGCCCAGCTCGGGCAGTCGACGGTGCCGCTGGCTCTGCGGTACTTCCTGGTCGGCATCGTGGTGATCTTCATCCGCGGCGTGGTCACCGAGCGGATCACCGCGTTCATGATCAAGCGGACCGGGCGGACCGAAGTGTTCGCGGACTTCGACCGGCAGTTCGAGGCGGCCAAGGCGGGTGCGAAATGA
- a CDS encoding HPr family phosphocarrier protein, whose product MPEIKVRIASPVGLHARPASQFVKAAARHGGPVSIARPGAEPVDARSMLSVLSLAIGHGEEVVITAEGDNADATLAELSRLVSTADA is encoded by the coding sequence ATGCCTGAGATCAAAGTCCGGATCGCCTCGCCGGTCGGCCTGCACGCCCGCCCCGCGAGCCAGTTCGTCAAGGCCGCGGCCCGGCACGGCGGGCCGGTCTCCATCGCGCGGCCGGGCGCCGAACCCGTCGACGCCCGCAGCATGCTTTCGGTGCTGAGCCTGGCGATCGGGCACGGCGAGGAGGTCGTGATCACCGCCGAAGGGGACAACGCCGACGCGACGCTCGCCGAGCTGTCCCGGCTGGTGTCCACCGCGGACGCCTGA
- a CDS encoding sugar-binding transcriptional regulator translates to MPPPREQQLLVKAARLYYEEGRSQHQIAETLGVSRSSVSRMLTAARERGIVQIRINDPAGRDLDLEGELAARFGLRDCRVAENAAGERPLPRVGELGARWLLENVHSGQRVGVSWGRSLQAVVQHVPEESALDVEVLPLVGGLSSVESAISGEELVRDLAARLGGRFQLLHAPALLTSRAGRDILLAEPSIRDALDRARKVHVAVVGIGSVGVGSSAALLTAMELTPEERAEFEGHHPVGDFCARFFDADGRPVPGPVDDRVISTSFADLAGIPTVAGVAAGAEKARGTLGALRTGVLDVLICDQSLAGALLD, encoded by the coding sequence ATGCCACCGCCCCGCGAACAGCAGCTGCTCGTCAAGGCGGCGCGCCTGTACTACGAGGAAGGCCGGTCGCAGCACCAGATCGCCGAGACGCTGGGCGTGAGCCGCTCCAGCGTGTCCCGGATGCTGACCGCGGCGCGGGAACGCGGCATCGTCCAGATCCGCATCAACGACCCGGCCGGGCGGGACCTGGACCTCGAAGGCGAGCTCGCGGCGCGGTTCGGGTTGCGCGACTGCCGGGTCGCGGAGAACGCCGCGGGGGAGCGCCCGTTGCCGCGCGTCGGTGAGCTCGGCGCGCGGTGGCTGCTGGAGAACGTCCACTCCGGACAGCGGGTCGGGGTGTCGTGGGGGCGCAGCCTGCAGGCGGTCGTGCAGCACGTGCCCGAGGAAAGCGCGCTCGACGTCGAGGTGCTGCCGCTCGTCGGCGGCCTGTCGTCGGTGGAATCGGCGATCAGCGGCGAGGAGCTGGTCCGCGACCTGGCCGCGCGACTCGGCGGCCGGTTCCAGCTGCTGCACGCGCCCGCGTTGTTGACTTCCCGGGCGGGACGGGACATCCTGCTCGCCGAACCGTCCATCCGGGACGCTCTGGACCGGGCGCGCAAGGTGCACGTCGCGGTCGTCGGCATCGGCAGCGTCGGGGTCGGGTCCTCGGCGGCCCTGCTCACGGCGATGGAGCTGACGCCGGAGGAGCGCGCGGAGTTCGAGGGCCACCACCCGGTGGGGGACTTCTGCGCGCGGTTCTTCGACGCCGACGGGCGCCCGGTGCCGGGGCCGGTCGACGACCGGGTGATCAGCACGTCGTTCGCCGACCTGGCCGGCATCCCCACGGTGGCGGGTGTCGCGGCCGGGGCGGAGAAGGCGCGCGGCACGCTGGGCGCGCTGCGCACCGGGGTCCTCGACGTCCTGATCTGCGACCAGTCGCTGGCCGGCGCCCTGCTCGACTGA
- a CDS encoding putative PEP-binding protein yields the protein MLGTRLSGVAVSPGRASGPVVRVAEPLGEPPRTPAPADPAADAARIAPAAAAVARRLEELAATAEGEAADILFTTAAIANDPGLVAEAERLVTVEGVPAPRAVHEAANGFARSLAAAGGYLAERVRDIQDVRDRIVAELLGVEPPGVPELASPSVLVARDLAPADTAGLDPAKVLALVTEQGPTSHTAILARALGIPAVVAVRGLLASGAEALVVDGDTGVVEPADPRGPVVVAERQAAAEWNGVGATADGHRVRILGNVGSVADARAAAEAGAEGIGLFRTEFCYLDAPSEPSVSEQRAAYADVLAPFAGKPVVVRTLDAGADKPLAFLAPEPEPNPALGVRGVRVAFARPAVLDRQLEAIAAAAAESGAEVSVMAPMVATAAEAAWFAERARAAGIARAGVMIEVPAAALAAREILEVVDFVSVGTNDLAQYTFAADRQLGAVAALNDPWQPALLRLIALIGEAAREAGKPAGVCGEAAADPRLARVLTGLGMTSLSMTAAAIRPVGATLATATLTDCEAEARHALGTFGAST from the coding sequence ATGCTGGGAACGAGGTTGTCCGGGGTCGCGGTGAGCCCGGGACGCGCGAGTGGTCCCGTGGTGCGGGTCGCCGAGCCGCTGGGCGAACCCCCGCGCACCCCGGCGCCCGCCGACCCGGCCGCCGACGCGGCCCGGATCGCGCCAGCCGCGGCGGCCGTCGCGCGGCGGCTGGAGGAACTCGCCGCCACCGCGGAAGGTGAAGCGGCGGACATCCTGTTCACCACCGCGGCCATAGCGAACGACCCCGGCCTGGTCGCCGAGGCCGAGCGGCTGGTCACTGTCGAAGGCGTGCCCGCGCCGCGCGCGGTGCACGAGGCCGCGAACGGGTTCGCCCGCTCGCTGGCCGCCGCGGGCGGGTACCTCGCCGAGCGCGTGCGGGACATCCAGGACGTGCGGGACCGCATCGTCGCCGAACTGCTCGGCGTCGAGCCGCCCGGGGTGCCGGAGCTGGCGTCGCCGAGTGTGCTGGTCGCCCGCGATCTCGCGCCTGCCGACACGGCGGGGCTCGATCCGGCGAAGGTGCTGGCGCTGGTGACCGAGCAGGGGCCGACCAGCCACACCGCGATCCTGGCGCGGGCGCTGGGAATCCCCGCCGTCGTCGCGGTGCGGGGGTTGCTGGCCTCCGGTGCCGAGGCGCTCGTCGTGGACGGCGACACCGGCGTCGTCGAACCGGCCGACCCGCGCGGGCCGGTGGTGGTCGCGGAGCGGCAGGCGGCGGCGGAGTGGAACGGCGTGGGCGCGACCGCGGACGGGCACCGGGTCCGGATCCTCGGCAACGTCGGTTCAGTGGCGGACGCGCGGGCGGCCGCCGAGGCCGGCGCCGAGGGGATCGGCTTGTTCCGCACGGAGTTCTGCTACCTGGACGCGCCGTCCGAGCCTTCGGTGTCGGAGCAGCGTGCGGCGTATGCGGACGTGCTCGCACCGTTCGCCGGGAAGCCGGTGGTGGTGCGGACGCTGGACGCGGGGGCGGACAAACCGCTGGCGTTCCTGGCCCCGGAGCCGGAGCCGAACCCCGCTCTGGGGGTGCGGGGCGTGCGGGTCGCGTTCGCCCGGCCGGCGGTGCTGGACCGCCAGCTCGAAGCGATCGCCGCCGCGGCCGCCGAGTCGGGTGCGGAGGTGTCGGTGATGGCGCCGATGGTGGCGACCGCCGCGGAGGCGGCGTGGTTCGCGGAGCGGGCGCGGGCCGCCGGGATCGCCCGGGCGGGGGTGATGATCGAGGTGCCCGCGGCGGCGCTGGCGGCGCGGGAGATCCTGGAGGTGGTGGATTTCGTGTCCGTGGGCACCAACGACCTCGCGCAGTACACGTTCGCCGCCGACCGCCAGCTCGGCGCGGTGGCCGCGTTGAACGACCCGTGGCAGCCGGCGCTGCTCCGGTTGATAGCCCTGATCGGCGAAGCGGCGCGGGAGGCCGGCAAGCCCGCCGGGGTGTGCGGGGAAGCGGCGGCGGACCCGCGCTTGGCCCGCGTGCTGACCGGTCTCGGGATGACGAGCCTGTCAATGACCGCGGCGGCCATCCGCCCGGTCGGAGCCACCCTGGCAACGGCAACGTTGACCGACTGCGAGGCGGAGGCCCGCCACGCGCTGGGGACGTTCGGGGCGAGCACCTGA
- a CDS encoding glutamate--cysteine ligase, giving the protein MGEEVGQHTFTRADRTRYRARLRRCLGAFARMLRESHFEFERPMTGLEIELNLVDERGEPTMCNARTLEAIADPDFQTELGQWNLEINVSPRRLNGDGAKTFEDDVRASLNAAEANANRIGAHLIMVGILPTLRQDHLTGASLSVNPRYGLLNDQILAERGEDLHIAIDGVERLRATCDTIVPEAACTSTQFHLQVSPAQFHAYWNAAQAIAGVQVAVGANSPFLLGKHLWAETRIALFEQATDTRREELKAQGVRPRVWFGERWITSIFDLFEENARYFSALLPICSEEDPFEVLDRGDTPSLQELRLHNGTIYRWNRPIYAVTRDRAHLRVENRVLPAGPTVIDTMANGAFYFGLVRALAEDDRPIWTRMSFSAAEENFHTCARNGIDAAIYWPGLGTVPVAELVLRRLLPMADEGLREWDVDAGERDRLLGVIEHRCLTGATGASWQQQRFHRLFDTTGLDRFDTLRTLVGEYREHMHTNEPVHSWPD; this is encoded by the coding sequence ATGGGCGAGGAAGTCGGGCAGCACACCTTCACGAGGGCCGACCGCACGAGGTACCGGGCCCGGTTGCGGCGGTGCCTGGGGGCGTTCGCGCGCATGCTGCGGGAGTCGCACTTCGAGTTCGAGCGGCCGATGACCGGGCTGGAGATCGAGCTCAACCTGGTCGACGAGCGCGGCGAGCCGACGATGTGCAACGCCAGGACGCTGGAGGCCATCGCCGACCCGGACTTCCAGACCGAGCTGGGCCAGTGGAACCTCGAGATCAACGTGTCGCCCCGACGGCTCAACGGCGACGGCGCCAAGACGTTCGAGGACGACGTGCGCGCCAGCCTCAACGCCGCGGAGGCGAACGCCAACCGCATCGGCGCGCACCTGATCATGGTCGGCATCCTGCCCACCCTGCGCCAGGACCACCTGACCGGCGCGTCGCTGTCGGTCAACCCGCGGTACGGGCTGCTCAACGACCAGATCCTCGCCGAGCGGGGCGAGGACCTGCACATCGCCATCGACGGCGTCGAACGCCTGCGGGCCACGTGCGACACGATCGTGCCCGAGGCGGCGTGCACGAGCACCCAGTTCCACCTGCAGGTGAGTCCCGCGCAGTTCCACGCCTACTGGAACGCCGCGCAGGCGATCGCCGGGGTGCAGGTCGCGGTCGGCGCGAACTCGCCGTTCCTGCTCGGCAAGCACCTGTGGGCCGAGACGCGCATCGCCCTGTTCGAGCAGGCCACCGACACCCGCCGCGAGGAGCTCAAGGCGCAGGGCGTGCGGCCGCGGGTGTGGTTCGGCGAGCGGTGGATCACCTCGATCTTCGACCTGTTCGAGGAGAACGCGCGGTACTTCTCCGCGTTGCTGCCGATCTGCTCCGAGGAGGACCCGTTCGAGGTGCTCGACCGGGGCGACACCCCGTCACTGCAGGAGCTGCGGCTGCACAACGGCACGATCTACCGCTGGAACCGGCCGATCTACGCGGTCACCCGCGACCGCGCCCACCTCCGGGTGGAGAACCGGGTCCTGCCCGCCGGGCCCACGGTCATCGACACCATGGCCAACGGCGCGTTCTACTTCGGACTCGTCCGCGCGCTCGCCGAGGACGATCGTCCAATTTGGACCCGGATGTCGTTCAGCGCGGCCGAGGAGAACTTCCACACCTGCGCCCGCAACGGCATCGACGCCGCGATCTACTGGCCGGGGCTGGGCACCGTCCCGGTCGCGGAACTGGTGCTGCGGCGGCTGCTGCCGATGGCCGACGAGGGGCTGCGCGAGTGGGACGTCGACGCCGGCGAACGCGACCGGCTGCTGGGCGTCATCGAGCACCGCTGCCTGACCGGCGCCACCGGCGCGAGCTGGCAGCAACAACGGTTCCACCGCCTGTTCGACACGACGGGCCTCGACAGGTTCGACACGCTGCGCACCCTGGTCGGCGAGTACCGGGAGCACATGCACACCAACGAACCGGTGCACAGCTGGCCGGATTAG
- a CDS encoding molybdopterin-dependent oxidoreductase — protein MHERVLTRGDLLALPQHTARVPIPCVEGWSTVQTWTGVRLRDLAALAGIPHPASASVTSLERGPFARATLNSGQVTDPDALLALRVNGEDLSPDHGFPARVIVPALPGVHCTKWVHSIAFGSAR, from the coding sequence GTGCACGAGCGCGTCCTCACGCGCGGCGACCTGCTCGCCCTGCCCCAGCACACCGCGCGGGTGCCCATCCCCTGCGTCGAGGGGTGGTCGACCGTGCAGACCTGGACCGGGGTGCGGCTGCGCGACCTGGCCGCGCTCGCCGGGATCCCGCACCCCGCCTCAGCATCGGTGACCTCGCTCGAACGGGGACCGTTCGCCCGGGCGACCCTCAACTCCGGTCAGGTGACCGATCCCGACGCGCTGCTCGCGCTGCGGGTCAACGGCGAGGACCTCAGCCCCGACCACGGCTTCCCGGCCCGCGTCATCGTCCCCGCCCTGCCCGGCGTGCACTGCACGAAATGGGTGCACTCGATCGCCTTCGGGAGCGCCCGGTGA
- a CDS encoding class I SAM-dependent methyltransferase, protein MSGHFDGALLGGNCRLELADGSRIELPARRWMRDPGTADELLLGRCWGPTLDIGCGPGRLTAALARRGVPSLGIDVSGTAVRLTRRRGGVALRRDVFGRVPGAGRWRHALLADGNIGIGGDPVSLLRRVFELLGPGGRALVELDPPGAAARRERVRVDGSPWFAWAWLGADALAGVAAAAALAMSWTAAHGGRHFAELRRGV, encoded by the coding sequence GTGAGCGGGCATTTCGACGGCGCTCTCCTGGGCGGGAACTGCCGCCTGGAACTGGCCGACGGCAGCCGGATCGAGCTGCCCGCCCGGCGCTGGATGCGCGATCCCGGTACCGCCGATGAACTGCTGCTCGGCCGCTGCTGGGGTCCGACTCTGGACATCGGGTGCGGTCCGGGTCGTCTGACGGCGGCGCTCGCGCGGCGGGGTGTCCCGTCACTGGGCATCGACGTGTCCGGCACCGCGGTCCGCCTGACCCGCCGCCGGGGCGGGGTGGCTTTGCGGCGGGACGTGTTCGGCCGCGTTCCCGGGGCCGGCCGGTGGCGGCACGCTCTCCTGGCGGACGGCAACATCGGCATCGGCGGCGACCCGGTGTCGTTGCTGCGGCGCGTGTTCGAGCTGCTCGGGCCTGGCGGCCGGGCGCTCGTCGAACTGGACCCGCCCGGCGCGGCGGCCCGGCGAGAACGCGTGCGGGTCGACGGGAGCCCGTGGTTCGCGTGGGCCTGGCTGGGCGCCGACGCGCTGGCCGGCGTCGCCGCGGCCGCCGCACTGGCGATGTCCTGGACGGCGGCGCACGGCGGGCGGCACTTCGCCGAACTCAGGCGCGGCGTCTGA
- a CDS encoding TIGR04282 family arsenosugar biosynthesis glycosyltransferase translates to MTARFCLLVVAKAPVPGFAKTRLCPPASPDQAAEIAAAALLDTLDAVAVTPGAVPVVAVTGDFAAAARSAEIRRALTRTTVLGQRGVPFGERLANVHADTAARHPGLPVLQIGMDTPQVRPELLAAAAADLAAHQAVLGRAADGGWWALGLRDPATARVLEHVPMSRSDTGDRTHAALSRRGVVPRDLAELSDVDTMADARAVASVCRGRFPAAVAAVTR, encoded by the coding sequence ATGACCGCCCGGTTCTGCCTGCTGGTGGTAGCCAAGGCGCCGGTGCCCGGGTTCGCGAAGACCCGGCTGTGCCCGCCCGCGTCGCCGGACCAGGCCGCCGAGATCGCCGCCGCCGCGTTGCTGGACACGCTCGATGCTGTCGCCGTGACGCCCGGGGCGGTGCCCGTGGTCGCGGTGACCGGGGATTTCGCCGCGGCAGCGCGGTCGGCGGAGATCCGGCGGGCGCTGACGCGGACGACGGTCCTGGGTCAGCGCGGCGTGCCCTTCGGGGAACGACTGGCGAACGTGCACGCCGACACCGCCGCCCGGCACCCGGGCCTGCCCGTGCTGCAGATCGGCATGGACACCCCGCAGGTCCGTCCGGAGCTGCTCGCGGCGGCGGCCGCGGACCTCGCCGCGCACCAGGCGGTGCTGGGCCGCGCGGCCGACGGCGGCTGGTGGGCCCTGGGCCTGCGGGACCCGGCGACGGCCCGCGTGCTCGAACACGTGCCCATGTCACGATCGGACACCGGCGACCGCACGCACGCGGCCCTGTCCCGGCGTGGCGTGGTGCCGCGCGACCTCGCCGAGTTGTCCGATGTGGACACGATGGCGGACGCGCGCGCGGTGGCTTCGGTGTGCCGCGGGCGGTTTCCAGCCGCGGTGGCGGCGGTGACGCGGTGA
- a CDS encoding glycosyltransferase family 2 protein, translating into MDVILPCLDESGSLPVVLSALPPGCRAIVVDNGSTDGSAEVAAAAGAKVVSEPRRGYGAAVHTGLAHATSDLVAVLDADGSLDPAALTVLAGVVERGEADLAAGRRRPVPGAWPWHARAANAVLSALLRLQGVPVHDIAPVRVARREALLGLGVADRASGYPLELLIRAGRAGWVVRECDVVYRPRSAGRSKVSGSVRGTVGAVRDMARVLLG; encoded by the coding sequence GTGGATGTGATCCTGCCCTGTCTCGACGAGTCCGGTTCCCTGCCCGTCGTGTTGTCGGCGCTGCCGCCCGGCTGCCGGGCGATCGTGGTCGACAACGGGTCGACCGACGGTTCGGCCGAGGTCGCCGCTGCCGCGGGCGCCAAGGTGGTCAGCGAACCGCGCCGCGGTTACGGCGCGGCCGTGCACACCGGTCTGGCGCACGCGACCAGCGACCTCGTCGCCGTCCTGGACGCCGACGGCTCGCTCGACCCCGCCGCGCTGACCGTGCTCGCCGGGGTGGTCGAGCGCGGCGAGGCGGACCTGGCGGCCGGGCGGCGGCGGCCGGTTCCCGGCGCCTGGCCGTGGCACGCCCGCGCGGCCAACGCCGTGTTGTCGGCGCTGCTGCGGCTGCAGGGCGTGCCGGTGCACGACATCGCGCCGGTCCGCGTGGCCCGCCGGGAGGCCCTGCTCGGGCTCGGTGTGGCCGACCGCGCGTCCGGATATCCGCTGGAACTGCTGATCCGGGCGGGACGCGCCGGGTGGGTGGTGCGCGAGTGCGACGTGGTCTACCGGCCGCGGTCCGCGGGCCGGTCGAAGGTGTCGGGTTCGGTGCGCGGGACCGTGGGCGCGGTCCGCGACATGGCGCGGGTGCTGCTCGGATGA